One window from the genome of Cyclobacterium amurskyense encodes:
- the dut gene encoding dUTP diphosphatase has protein sequence MNINVINKSKHPLPAYQTKLSAGLDLTANISEPIILKPLERKLIGTGLYIALPEGFEAQIRPRSGLAYKHGITVLNSPGTIDADYRGEIKVLLVNNSDSEFTVQDGERIAQMVIARYEQIEWSPQESLSDTERGTGGYGSTGK, from the coding sequence ATGAATATTAACGTAATTAATAAATCAAAACACCCTTTACCTGCTTACCAAACCAAACTGTCAGCAGGACTGGATCTTACGGCCAACATTTCTGAACCTATCATTTTAAAACCACTAGAGAGAAAATTAATAGGAACCGGCTTGTACATTGCATTACCTGAAGGTTTTGAAGCACAAATAAGACCTAGAAGTGGTCTGGCTTACAAGCATGGAATTACTGTTCTTAATAGTCCAGGAACAATTGATGCGGATTACAGAGGTGAAATAAAAGTTTTACTTGTGAATAATTCTGACAGTGAGTTCACCGTTCAGGATGGAGAAAGGATTGCACAAATGGTCATCGCTAGGTATGAACAAATCGAATGGAGTCCTCAGGAATCCCTTTCAGACACCGAAAGAGGAACTGGTGGTTACGGAAGCACAGGGAAATAA
- a CDS encoding tetratricopeptide repeat protein, protein MDKLNLNFFVWFFTLILLMGISQEDAYAQKKLSRKERKAKEKEMLASRLFIEGQKNLMLDDYEKAYFYFIKALEYNEEESAIHFKLSQMMVRAKQFEKALAYGQRALELDPDNKYYHLQIAEIYNNQDKTREAAGVLENLMAKEGNNRQYILDLASLYLKLQDLDKALEALNKAEEYFGVVEQLTAQKQRIYLKKNNLEMAIKEGENLIEAHPGNSRYVLSLVDILFNNNKASQALDLVLSNLEDYPNQPDIKMAAYKLYKGKSEFDKANKYLKEAFANPDLEGDVKAEEFSTILTQSKSTARDQLLDSLSKPMEAIHLNNPNILIALGDWKLQEKALEEAIEYYTNSVKITPSNQKLFQQLIPLMFENQKPFDDIIEIATLATENFPETSEFWFYLGTAQSGNKDNEGAKKSLEEALKLNNELNSQLTLMANSQLGDVLFGLGEKERAFEIYEEVLAQNANNEHILNNYAYFLSLEKKDLEKALKMSQKLVKRFPDNATYLDTHAWVLFQMNRFEEARPFMEKALEKEPHPSGVMFEHYGDIMFKIGEKKIAMDYWNKAKDLEDTSEFLTLKIKNKTYYE, encoded by the coding sequence ATGGATAAATTGAATTTGAATTTTTTTGTCTGGTTTTTCACATTAATACTCCTAATGGGAATTTCCCAAGAGGATGCTTATGCTCAAAAAAAGCTTAGCAGAAAAGAGCGGAAGGCCAAAGAAAAAGAAATGCTGGCCAGCAGATTGTTTATAGAGGGACAGAAAAACCTCATGCTAGACGATTATGAGAAAGCCTACTTTTATTTTATTAAAGCCTTAGAATACAACGAGGAAGAAAGTGCCATACATTTTAAGCTATCCCAAATGATGGTTCGTGCCAAGCAATTTGAAAAAGCTTTGGCTTATGGACAAAGGGCCTTGGAATTGGATCCGGACAATAAATATTACCATCTACAAATAGCTGAAATATACAACAACCAAGACAAAACAAGGGAGGCTGCAGGTGTTCTTGAAAATCTGATGGCTAAAGAGGGAAATAACAGGCAATACATTCTAGACTTGGCTTCCTTGTATCTAAAACTTCAGGATTTAGACAAAGCCTTGGAAGCATTAAATAAAGCCGAGGAATATTTCGGTGTGGTAGAGCAACTTACCGCTCAGAAACAACGCATTTATTTAAAGAAAAACAACTTAGAAATGGCTATAAAAGAAGGGGAAAACCTTATTGAAGCCCATCCTGGTAATTCAAGGTATGTACTCTCTTTAGTAGATATTTTATTTAATAACAACAAAGCCTCACAGGCATTGGATTTGGTACTTTCTAACTTAGAAGACTACCCAAATCAGCCTGATATAAAAATGGCTGCCTACAAACTTTACAAGGGCAAAAGTGAATTTGACAAGGCAAACAAATACCTAAAAGAAGCTTTTGCAAATCCGGATTTAGAAGGTGATGTAAAGGCAGAAGAATTCTCTACTATTTTGACACAAAGCAAAAGCACTGCTAGAGACCAGTTATTGGACAGCCTTTCCAAACCTATGGAGGCCATTCACCTAAACAACCCCAATATTCTAATCGCCTTAGGAGACTGGAAATTACAGGAAAAGGCATTAGAAGAAGCCATAGAATATTATACAAATTCAGTTAAAATCACTCCTTCAAACCAAAAGCTATTTCAGCAATTGATACCATTGATGTTTGAAAATCAAAAACCTTTTGATGATATTATTGAAATAGCGACATTGGCCACGGAGAACTTTCCCGAGACTTCAGAGTTTTGGTTTTATTTGGGAACCGCCCAGTCTGGGAATAAGGACAATGAAGGTGCCAAAAAATCATTGGAAGAGGCGCTAAAGTTGAACAATGAATTGAATTCTCAATTGACCTTAATGGCCAATTCCCAATTAGGTGATGTACTATTTGGCTTGGGAGAAAAGGAAAGAGCCTTTGAAATTTATGAAGAAGTTTTGGCTCAAAATGCCAATAATGAACATATATTGAATAATTATGCCTACTTTCTTTCTCTAGAGAAGAAGGATCTTGAAAAAGCGTTAAAAATGTCTCAAAAATTGGTTAAGAGGTTTCCAGACAACGCCACCTATCTGGACACCCATGCTTGGGTTTTATTTCAGATGAACCGGTTTGAAGAGGCTCGGCCATTTATGGAAAAGGCATTAGAAAAAGAACCTCATCCAAGTGGTGTAATGTTTGAACATTACGGCGACATCATGTTCAAGATTGGAGAGAAAAAAATTGCCATGGACTATTGGAATAAAGCCAAGGACCTGGAAGACACCTCAGAGTTTTTGACACTTAAAATCAAAAATAAAACCTATTATGAGTAA
- a CDS encoding DUF4292 domain-containing protein has protein sequence MSNAKILTFFLGMVMLWSCARKPMSYTTNKSMEEFQPNYLEFNYLSAKGRVTLEEQDGKITKGVLNIRAKKDSVIWFNMSPGLGIEALRGFISADRIKIRDRINGQKIDMDYADFQKKYGVPLSFSLFQNLLFANLPHEFSYRDRLIRVAKTFVLKQERENITYQTTIDAGHGKVTQLESKASQNRSGSLEASYMDFREVSQQPFPYQAIIKMVLSLPDKPKTNFFLNVEMIKVELTDDPLNFPYNF, from the coding sequence ATGAGTAATGCTAAAATATTGACCTTCTTCTTGGGAATGGTGATGCTTTGGTCTTGTGCAAGGAAACCCATGTCTTATACGACCAATAAATCAATGGAAGAATTCCAGCCAAATTACCTTGAATTCAATTACCTTTCAGCCAAAGGTAGGGTTACCTTGGAAGAACAAGATGGCAAAATCACCAAGGGGGTTTTGAATATCAGAGCAAAAAAAGACAGTGTTATTTGGTTTAATATGTCTCCAGGTTTAGGAATTGAGGCCCTTAGAGGTTTTATAAGTGCTGATAGAATTAAGATAAGAGACCGAATAAATGGGCAAAAAATCGACATGGATTATGCCGATTTTCAAAAGAAATACGGGGTTCCGTTGTCCTTTTCGCTCTTCCAGAATTTACTTTTCGCTAACTTACCCCATGAATTCAGCTATAGAGACAGACTTATCAGGGTTGCTAAGACGTTTGTATTAAAACAGGAACGAGAAAACATCACTTACCAAACAACCATCGACGCCGGTCATGGTAAAGTTACCCAATTAGAAAGTAAAGCCTCACAAAATAGAAGTGGTAGTCTAGAGGCTTCTTATATGGATTTTCGCGAAGTTTCCCAACAACCATTCCCTTATCAGGCCATTATAAAAATGGTCTTAAGCTTACCAGACAAGCCCAAGACCAATTTTTTCTTAAACGTAGAGATGATCAAAGTAGAACTAACGGATGACCCACTCAATTTCCCATACAATTTTTAA
- a CDS encoding murein hydrolase activator EnvC family protein, producing MTHSISHTIFNKFTGTRVLSLILFLAFGLGTFSQLNAQVTADRAKLEREKTAIQKRLREFDTVLKKTTDEKKVSVSELRAVNQKLVEREKFIATINKELQLVNKEINQTSSQIKKLNDELNLLKEEYAKMIYTSYKLNQGVNLITFIFSSATFKQFYMRLKYLKQYSDARKKQVEQMEKVSLELAEKQGTLELQKQDQIKVLKQEQEQKKVLDQLKMEQQRMVNTLSQKEEEVKKEIAATKKQQAELNQLIKNVIAEEIKLAKAAEKAEEKPKSAQPKTKKLPNTPQVKKLSASFASNKGNIPWPVDSGFISKKYGTYPHPTLKGISETNDGIDIQTTNNAPVKSVFPGTVTKITTVPGMGGTIIIKHGDFYTMYSRLKTIDVKSGEEVQSATVIGHVYSDEDGYSELHFQTWKGLEVMNPSIWLSSK from the coding sequence ATGACCCACTCAATTTCCCATACAATTTTTAATAAGTTTACCGGAACCAGGGTTCTTTCCCTCATCTTATTTTTAGCCTTTGGACTAGGTACATTTTCTCAGCTAAACGCTCAAGTCACCGCAGACAGAGCAAAGCTAGAGAGAGAGAAAACTGCCATCCAAAAAAGGCTAAGAGAATTTGACACTGTGTTGAAAAAGACTACAGATGAAAAAAAGGTTTCTGTAAGTGAGCTAAGGGCAGTAAATCAAAAACTAGTTGAAAGGGAAAAGTTTATCGCCACAATCAATAAAGAACTCCAACTTGTCAATAAGGAAATCAACCAAACATCATCTCAAATAAAAAAATTAAATGACGAGCTTAACTTACTTAAAGAAGAATACGCTAAGATGATTTACACATCTTATAAACTAAATCAAGGCGTAAACCTTATTACTTTCATTTTTTCATCGGCCACCTTCAAGCAATTCTACATGCGGCTAAAGTACCTAAAACAATACAGTGATGCCCGAAAGAAACAGGTAGAACAAATGGAAAAGGTAAGTTTAGAGTTGGCAGAAAAACAAGGGACCTTAGAATTGCAAAAACAGGATCAAATTAAGGTCCTAAAGCAAGAACAAGAACAGAAAAAGGTTTTGGATCAGCTTAAGATGGAGCAACAAAGAATGGTCAATACCCTTAGCCAAAAGGAAGAGGAAGTAAAAAAAGAGATTGCGGCAACAAAAAAACAGCAGGCAGAACTTAATCAATTAATAAAAAATGTAATTGCTGAAGAAATCAAGCTTGCAAAAGCCGCAGAAAAGGCTGAGGAAAAGCCAAAATCAGCCCAACCAAAAACCAAAAAACTCCCAAATACACCGCAGGTCAAAAAACTCTCTGCATCGTTTGCTAGCAATAAGGGCAATATACCTTGGCCAGTTGATAGCGGATTTATCTCTAAAAAGTATGGTACTTACCCCCACCCTACCTTGAAAGGGATTTCTGAAACCAATGATGGTATAGATATTCAGACCACAAATAATGCTCCAGTGAAATCCGTTTTCCCTGGTACAGTAACTAAAATCACCACAGTACCTGGCATGGGAGGTACGATTATTATCAAACATGGGGACTTTTATACCATGTATAGTAGGTTAAAAACCATTGATGTAAAATCTGGTGAAGAGGTTCAATCCGCAACAGTCATTGGGCACGTATATTCAGATGAAGATGGGTATTCTGAACTTCATTTTCAAACTTGGAAAGGCTTGGAAGTAATGAACCCTAGCATTTGGCTTTCTAGTAAATAA
- a CDS encoding Sec-independent protein translocase subunit TatA/TatB: MNTLGFIQNIGGGSLVVIVLVVILLFGAKRIPELARGLGRGIREFKDATKEIQDDLEEGLKDDNKKAKK; encoded by the coding sequence ATGAATACATTGGGTTTTATACAAAATATCGGAGGAGGATCATTAGTGGTCATCGTACTGGTAGTTATCCTTCTTTTTGGAGCAAAACGGATTCCTGAACTGGCTAGAGGACTAGGTAGAGGTATCAGAGAATTTAAAGATGCTACCAAAGAAATTCAGGATGATTTGGAAGAAGGACTGAAAGACGACAACAAGAAAGCAAAAAAATAA
- the gatA gene encoding Asp-tRNA(Asn)/Glu-tRNA(Gln) amidotransferase subunit GatA, whose product MEKFRSFDEIRKSLEKKETDCKAIVKYYLSNIETKAQLNAFVEVYSQSALEQAETIDEKIASGKAGKLAGMVIGIKDVLCYNEHESNASSKILEGFESQFTGTAIQRLIDQDAIIIGRLNCDEFGMGSSNENSVHGKVLNAIDESRVPGGSSGGSAVAVQANLCTVSLGTDTGGSVRQPAAFTGVIGIKPTYSRISRYGLIAYASSFDTIGVFSNNVKDNALVLETMAGPDDFDSTSSRKPVPSYSKLLHFDKPAKIAYLKETVHSEALQPEIKANTLNVLEKLKEEGHEVEEVNFPLLDYVLPTYYILTTAEASSNLSRFDGVKYGYRTPNAHNLESMYKLTRSEGFGEEVKRRIMLGTFVLSASYYDAYFTKAQKVRRLIKEYTEDLLTKYDYIVLPTTPSTAFKFGEHSNDPVAMYLEDLFTVQASVSGVPSISIPNGKDEKGLPIGLQIMANSFKEAELYAFANYLTSATFNN is encoded by the coding sequence TTGGAAAAATTTCGTTCATTCGATGAGATAAGAAAATCGCTAGAAAAAAAGGAAACGGATTGTAAAGCGATTGTCAAATACTACCTAAGCAACATTGAAACGAAGGCGCAATTAAACGCCTTCGTTGAAGTTTATAGCCAATCTGCTTTAGAGCAGGCGGAAACTATTGACGAAAAAATAGCTTCAGGAAAAGCTGGAAAACTAGCTGGAATGGTAATTGGTATAAAAGATGTTTTGTGCTATAATGAGCACGAATCAAACGCCTCCAGTAAAATACTGGAAGGGTTTGAATCTCAGTTTACCGGAACTGCTATTCAGCGTCTAATAGATCAGGATGCCATCATAATAGGAAGGCTTAACTGTGATGAATTTGGTATGGGATCTTCCAATGAAAACTCAGTGCATGGAAAAGTATTGAATGCCATTGACGAGAGTAGAGTACCTGGAGGATCATCCGGTGGATCAGCAGTAGCCGTGCAAGCCAACCTTTGTACTGTTTCTTTAGGAACAGACACAGGAGGATCGGTAAGACAGCCTGCAGCTTTCACAGGAGTAATTGGTATTAAACCTACCTATTCTCGTATTTCAAGGTATGGATTAATCGCATACGCTTCGTCATTTGACACAATCGGTGTTTTCTCGAACAATGTCAAAGACAATGCATTGGTACTAGAAACCATGGCAGGTCCTGATGACTTTGATAGCACCTCTTCTCGTAAACCTGTACCTTCTTACAGCAAATTATTGCATTTCGATAAACCTGCAAAAATTGCTTACCTGAAGGAAACGGTTCACTCTGAAGCATTGCAGCCAGAAATCAAGGCCAATACGCTTAACGTACTAGAAAAGTTGAAGGAAGAAGGTCATGAAGTGGAAGAAGTAAATTTTCCACTTTTAGACTATGTGCTCCCTACTTACTATATTCTTACGACGGCGGAAGCTAGTTCAAACCTATCAAGATTTGATGGTGTAAAATATGGGTATAGAACACCCAATGCACATAATCTTGAAAGCATGTACAAGCTTACCCGATCCGAAGGATTTGGGGAAGAGGTAAAACGTAGGATTATGCTTGGTACCTTTGTATTAAGTGCCAGTTATTATGATGCTTATTTCACAAAAGCGCAAAAAGTAAGAAGGTTAATTAAGGAGTATACAGAAGACTTGTTGACCAAGTATGATTATATTGTGCTTCCAACAACCCCAAGTACAGCCTTCAAATTTGGTGAACATTCAAATGATCCGGTGGCCATGTACTTAGAGGATTTGTTTACAGTACAGGCATCAGTGTCAGGAGTACCTTCTATTTCTATCCCCAATGGAAAAGATGAGAAAGGTTTACCAATAGGACTACAAATCATGGCCAATTCTTTTAAAGAAGCGGAATTATATGCTTTTGCCAACTACCTGACATCGGCCACATTTAATAATTAA
- a CDS encoding lytic transglycosylase domain-containing protein has translation MRLKSFYILVATLILSIPNWNVAIAQEKGMTVSIDPNGEETVMPFYDYEHIPDFTYEEVEKRIAEMDTDMPFELNETIFAFINYFTVRNRDYTRMVLERQDMYFPMFDAYLSEHNMPEDIKYLSIIESGLNPKARSRVGAMGLWQFMPATGKEYKLYYNSHVDDRLDPELSTEAAIRYLKALNRRYNNWELALAAYNCGPGNVNKAIRRSGGKRTFWEIYRYLPRETRSYIPQFQAIMYVLRYAEEHNLILEEPSYPVAYEKMDIGKGYTLENLAKHTGLCIEDLEYLNPSLIKSKVPDFGKAISINVPKAAHAFITENQNWIIDSLKIENQRFLAALPEKEAAKPMHYATYRVRSGDVLGKIAQRYGVSVSQLKAWNSLYTNTIKVGQVLHIHQDKPSFERNLASTATISTNSNGGKMYTVQPGDSLWLISKKLEGVTIDQLKKLNNLNNNQIKPGQKLIIG, from the coding sequence ATGAGGTTAAAATCTTTTTATATATTAGTAGCAACTTTGATATTGTCCATTCCTAATTGGAATGTGGCAATAGCTCAGGAGAAAGGCATGACTGTTTCAATCGACCCAAATGGGGAGGAAACAGTCATGCCTTTTTATGACTACGAACATATACCAGATTTCACCTATGAAGAAGTAGAAAAGCGTATCGCAGAAATGGATACGGATATGCCTTTTGAATTGAATGAAACAATTTTTGCCTTCATTAATTACTTTACCGTAAGGAATAGGGATTATACACGCATGGTCCTTGAAAGACAGGACATGTACTTCCCTATGTTCGACGCTTATCTTTCAGAACACAATATGCCTGAAGATATCAAGTACCTATCAATCATAGAATCTGGCCTTAACCCAAAAGCCAGGTCTAGGGTAGGTGCCATGGGGCTTTGGCAGTTTATGCCAGCCACAGGTAAAGAGTACAAATTGTATTACAACAGTCATGTAGATGACCGACTAGACCCTGAGCTTTCCACCGAAGCAGCTATTCGCTACCTAAAAGCATTAAATCGACGCTACAACAATTGGGAATTGGCCCTAGCCGCGTATAACTGTGGCCCGGGTAATGTAAACAAAGCCATTCGTCGCTCGGGAGGAAAAAGGACATTCTGGGAAATTTACAGGTATTTGCCTCGTGAAACAAGGAGTTATATCCCGCAGTTTCAAGCAATCATGTATGTATTGCGGTATGCTGAAGAACACAATCTCATTCTAGAAGAGCCCTCCTATCCAGTAGCCTACGAGAAAATGGACATAGGGAAAGGATATACCCTAGAAAACCTGGCCAAACATACCGGGCTTTGCATTGAAGACCTTGAATATTTAAATCCTTCTTTAATCAAAAGTAAGGTTCCTGATTTCGGTAAAGCAATTAGTATTAATGTTCCTAAAGCAGCTCACGCCTTTATCACAGAAAACCAGAACTGGATAATTGATTCTTTAAAAATAGAAAACCAGAGGTTTTTGGCTGCCTTGCCTGAAAAGGAAGCTGCTAAACCAATGCATTATGCTACTTACAGAGTTAGAAGTGGCGATGTCTTGGGTAAAATTGCTCAAAGGTATGGTGTTTCGGTAAGTCAACTCAAGGCCTGGAATAGTCTGTATACCAACACCATAAAAGTCGGACAAGTACTTCATATCCATCAGGACAAACCCAGTTTTGAGAGGAATTTGGCCTCAACAGCTACCATCTCCACCAACAGCAATGGAGGTAAAATGTACACTGTCCAACCTGGAGACTCACTTTGGCTAATCTCAAAAAAGCTAGAAGGAGTAACCATTGATCAGCTTAAAAAATTGAACAACTTGAACAATAATCAAATAAAACCAGGTCAGAAATTAATCATTGGATAA
- a CDS encoding DUF4837 family protein, translating to MSLRFCIIALISVFAFAGCQSNSGSDSDSNKPKARGTLGEIILVIDSAKYAGPVGDALKDVFESNIEGIIREESMFYMRKVDPRKMTRILKMASNIIFVTTFDDRSIGSRTIANQFTPESVEKSKSDSSLFMLRNQNEFAVGQEVVYLFGENEAELIDNLEKNKDLLQSLFANKEKEILATALFNRKNGVGSEMSKKKFGVTLNLPASYQFTKEEDNFLWFRQPTPRVDKPDISLFFYQTTYEDESQVFPENIIKLRDEITKPRIFGDPANTESYIITEKQIPPAFKPIKLDGQYAVEMRGSWRTNNLSMGGSFLSYTVVDEAKGKIFYMEGFVYYPNEAHRASLREIETILQASKFKMEAE from the coding sequence ATGAGTTTACGATTTTGCATTATAGCCTTAATATCCGTTTTTGCTTTTGCTGGATGTCAGAGCAATTCCGGATCCGATTCAGATAGCAATAAACCAAAAGCTAGAGGTACACTGGGAGAAATCATCTTGGTAATTGATTCAGCAAAATATGCTGGCCCAGTTGGAGATGCATTAAAGGATGTTTTTGAGTCCAATATTGAAGGGATTATAAGAGAGGAATCCATGTTTTACATGAGAAAAGTGGATCCTAGAAAAATGACAAGAATCCTTAAGATGGCCTCCAATATAATATTTGTCACAACTTTTGATGACAGAAGTATTGGTAGTAGAACAATCGCAAATCAATTTACACCTGAGTCCGTAGAGAAAAGTAAATCTGACTCTTCTTTATTCATGTTGAGAAATCAAAACGAATTCGCTGTAGGACAAGAAGTTGTTTATTTATTTGGAGAAAATGAAGCTGAATTAATAGATAATTTAGAAAAGAACAAAGACCTACTTCAAAGTCTTTTTGCCAATAAAGAAAAGGAGATATTGGCCACTGCTCTTTTTAACCGTAAAAATGGAGTCGGCTCTGAAATGTCAAAAAAGAAGTTTGGTGTAACACTTAATCTTCCGGCCTCTTATCAGTTTACTAAAGAGGAAGACAACTTTTTATGGTTCAGGCAGCCTACACCAAGAGTTGACAAACCAGATATTAGCTTGTTCTTTTATCAAACAACTTATGAGGACGAGTCTCAAGTTTTCCCTGAAAATATCATAAAATTACGAGACGAAATAACCAAGCCACGTATTTTTGGAGACCCTGCTAATACTGAATCGTATATAATCACAGAAAAGCAAATACCGCCTGCATTCAAACCCATTAAATTGGATGGACAATACGCCGTAGAGATGCGTGGTTCATGGAGAACCAATAACTTATCAATGGGAGGATCATTTCTATCTTACACGGTAGTTGATGAAGCCAAAGGCAAGATATTCTATATGGAGGGATTTGTCTATTACCCTAACGAAGCACATCGAGCTTCACTAAGAGAAATTGAGACCATTCTTCAAGCGAGTAAGTTCAAGATGGAAGCAGAATAA
- a CDS encoding NADP-dependent malic enzyme: MKIRKEDALNYHEFKKPGKIEVVPTKPLSSQLDLALAYSPGVAEPCTAIQHNPEDVYKYTAKGNLVAVISNGTAVLGLGNIGPAASKPVMEGKGVLFKKFAGIDVFDLEIDENDPERLIQTIRSLEPTFGGINLEDIKAPECFIIEKKLKELMKIPVMHDDQHGTAIISGAALLNALEMIQKKIENIKLVVSGAGAAAISCARFYIRLGVKFENVVMCDIDGVIRKDRDGLTDIHGMFATDRDIYTITEAMEGADVFLGLSAGNIISQDQIKSMAANPIVFALANPTPEISYEEAMAARKDIIMATGRSDYPNQVNNVIGFPYIFRGALDVRATGINEEMKLAAALAIANLAKEPVPDIVNKAYGESKLAFGKTYLIPKPLDPRLITTIAPAVAKAAMKSGVAKTHIEDWDAYELDLQERIGIDQRLMSRVVSRAKKDPKRVVFAEADNPKILKAAQIMRDEKIGIPILLGNKQKINKLIKANSLDLEDIIVIDPNEQKAKLKQYGQLLYDKRKRKGLTLYEAKKLMKDRNYFGAMMVELGEGDALISGLTKDYPRTILPSLQIIGVKKGVNKVAGMYIMNSDKGPLFFADTTVNEDPTADELVEIIGLTANGVRFFDIEPKIAILSYSNFGSAKGKVPLKTALATTKAKAQYPDLVIEGEMQANVALDEGIQKENYPFSALINNKANTLIFPDLASGNIAYKLVAEVGNAEAIGPILLGMNKSVHILQLGSSIREIVNMVAIAVVDAQTIESE, translated from the coding sequence ATGAAGATAAGAAAAGAGGATGCGTTAAATTATCATGAATTTAAGAAACCAGGAAAAATAGAGGTAGTTCCTACCAAACCACTTTCCAGTCAACTGGACTTGGCCTTGGCCTATTCTCCTGGGGTAGCTGAACCCTGTACTGCAATTCAGCACAATCCTGAAGATGTTTATAAATACACCGCTAAAGGGAACTTAGTGGCGGTAATTTCAAATGGCACGGCTGTTTTGGGCTTAGGCAATATTGGGCCTGCTGCCTCCAAACCTGTCATGGAGGGAAAAGGTGTTCTGTTTAAAAAATTCGCAGGAATAGATGTTTTTGATTTAGAAATAGACGAGAACGATCCTGAAAGATTAATTCAAACCATTCGATCATTAGAACCTACATTCGGAGGAATCAATCTAGAAGACATTAAAGCACCAGAATGTTTTATCATTGAAAAGAAGCTCAAGGAATTAATGAAAATTCCTGTAATGCATGATGACCAACACGGAACGGCCATTATATCAGGGGCAGCTCTTTTGAATGCCCTGGAAATGATCCAGAAGAAAATAGAAAACATCAAATTGGTAGTTAGCGGAGCAGGAGCTGCCGCTATTTCTTGTGCGAGGTTTTATATTAGACTCGGCGTTAAATTTGAAAACGTCGTTATGTGCGACATTGATGGGGTCATCAGAAAAGACAGAGATGGATTAACAGATATTCACGGAATGTTTGCCACAGATAGGGACATCTACACCATTACTGAAGCCATGGAAGGTGCTGATGTATTTTTAGGCTTATCTGCGGGAAATATTATTAGTCAGGACCAAATAAAATCCATGGCCGCAAACCCAATAGTTTTTGCACTGGCAAACCCAACACCAGAAATTAGCTATGAGGAAGCCATGGCGGCTAGAAAAGACATCATCATGGCCACGGGACGTTCAGATTACCCCAACCAGGTGAACAATGTGATAGGCTTCCCTTATATATTCAGAGGAGCTTTAGATGTAAGAGCCACCGGGATAAATGAAGAAATGAAACTGGCTGCTGCTCTGGCTATTGCTAACTTAGCCAAAGAGCCGGTTCCAGACATAGTAAACAAGGCATATGGTGAATCTAAGCTGGCATTCGGAAAAACCTACCTGATCCCCAAACCTTTGGACCCAAGGTTGATCACAACGATTGCACCTGCTGTAGCCAAAGCGGCCATGAAGTCAGGAGTAGCCAAAACACATATAGAGGATTGGGATGCCTATGAATTAGATCTTCAGGAAAGGATAGGCATAGACCAACGACTAATGTCACGAGTTGTGTCCCGAGCTAAAAAAGATCCAAAACGAGTAGTATTTGCTGAAGCTGATAATCCTAAAATATTAAAAGCTGCTCAGATAATGAGGGATGAGAAAATAGGAATCCCGATCTTGCTAGGCAACAAACAAAAAATAAACAAACTAATCAAGGCCAATTCCCTTGACTTAGAAGACATAATAGTCATTGACCCGAATGAGCAAAAAGCCAAGCTAAAGCAGTACGGTCAATTGCTTTATGACAAAAGGAAGCGCAAAGGCTTAACCTTGTATGAGGCTAAGAAGCTAATGAAAGACCGGAATTATTTCGGTGCAATGATGGTAGAACTCGGAGAAGGTGATGCACTAATTTCTGGTCTGACAAAGGATTATCCTAGAACTATACTTCCATCTCTACAGATAATAGGTGTTAAGAAAGGGGTTAATAAGGTAGCAGGGATGTACATTATGAATTCAGACAAAGGCCCGCTTTTCTTTGCTGACACCACCGTCAATGAAGATCCTACTGCCGACGAATTGGTTGAGATTATCGGTTTAACGGCCAATGGTGTACGGTTTTTTGATATTGAACCTAAAATTGCAATTTTGTCTTACTCTAACTTTGGTTCAGCCAAAGGGAAAGTACCTTTAAAAACAGCCTTGGCCACCACTAAAGCCAAAGCTCAGTATCCTGATTTAGTTATTGAAGGTGAGATGCAAGCCAATGTGGCCTTGGATGAAGGAATACAAAAAGAAAATTATCCTTTCAGTGCATTAATTAATAATAAGGCAAACACTTTGATATTCCCTGATCTTGCCTCAGGTAATATCGCCTATAAGTTGGTGGCAGAGGTTGGAAATGCAGAAGCCATAGGCCCCATACTTCTTGGCATGAACAAATCTGTTCATATTTTACAACTAGGTAGTTCAATTAGGGAAATCGTCAATATGGTAGCCATAGCAGTAGTGGATGCCCAAACCATAGAATCGGAATGA